In Porites lutea chromosome 1, jaPorLute2.1, whole genome shotgun sequence, a single genomic region encodes these proteins:
- the LOC140935954 gene encoding uncharacterized protein, whose translation MSYKQDATPRVISLRRTWKSLENVNKIAMEIQENNDRNGSRQSRKRARSESEDPKTRKQREKRDLEAICDAAKKLSEAFGRVDRYGHDVPCIRPVRELCGKIRAQLNNEHGTFNRTLERLCDNFVSGHKKITHSATALRNLVNSVTSDETDYIAKVEDMKQCLGQLMGIVETVLFLEYREL comes from the coding sequence ATGAGCTATAAACAGGACGCTACTCCGCGTGTTATCAGCTTAAGACGAACTTGGAAAAGTCTTGAAAATGTTAACAAAATAGCAATGGAAATCCAGGAAAATAACGATCGAAATGGAAGCAGGCAGTCTCGCAAAAGAGCCAGATCAGAAAGCGAGGATCCCAAAACGAGAAAACAACGGGAAAAAAGAGATTTAGAAGCAATCTGTGATGCTGCCAAAAAACTTAGTGAAGCGTTCGGAAGGGTGGACCGCTATGGGCACGATGTACCCTGTATTCGACCGGTCCGCGAGCTTTGTGGAAAAATACGAGCCCAGCTTAACAACGAACATGGAACGTTTAACAGAACTCTAGAACGCCTGTGCGACAATTTCGTGTCGGGGCATAAGAAAATCACCCACTCTGCCACAGCTTTAAGAAATTTGGTCAACTCTGTTACGAGCGACGAAACTGATTACATCGCTAAAGTAGAAGACATGAAGCAGTGTTTGGGTCAGCTTATGGGGATAGTGGAAACAGTGTTGTTTTTAGAATATCGCGAGTTATAG